One Novosphingobium sp. G106 DNA segment encodes these proteins:
- a CDS encoding amidohydrolase family protein, whose amino-acid sequence MSEADPKFGSALKEDWDLGPIFDADAHIDPPYEMWKEYLPQSQRHKAPVIEEGDDHDWLVFEGNRRPIHMMSNQAGRTGKDFKMQGKLSDMRNTHDPQKRIEDMDLDGIDQAILFGGGPLGSFDNDLYLASFEAFSHWVMDWASNAPHRLFPVGHAPMRDIDETIEHVHRLAKMGFKMIQLPAFPQNPEAWRTSSGVAALKEGQVSAQTGDPKGKLQYYQPEFDKLWKVLSDYGMVITFHLGARSPRFRDKQHFLPDMPMSKVNMAEPIGIFIFNGIFDRFPDLRIGSMESGVGWFAWFSEYCDRTWEKQRYWTESVIDKLPSYFMDQNIWGSFIQDRAGILQAEQGLPGTRNFMWSSDYPHSETTFPNSHAIIRRDFAGVAKDKIQDIICNNAKRMLRLD is encoded by the coding sequence ATGAGCGAAGCCGATCCGAAATTTGGTAGCGCCCTCAAGGAAGATTGGGACCTCGGCCCGATCTTCGATGCCGACGCGCATATCGATCCGCCCTACGAGATGTGGAAGGAATACCTGCCGCAGTCGCAGCGGCACAAGGCGCCGGTCATCGAGGAAGGTGACGATCACGACTGGCTGGTCTTCGAAGGCAACCGCCGCCCGATCCACATGATGAGCAACCAGGCCGGCCGTACCGGCAAGGACTTCAAGATGCAGGGCAAGCTCAGCGACATGCGCAACACGCATGATCCGCAGAAGCGCATCGAAGACATGGATCTCGACGGCATCGACCAGGCCATCCTGTTCGGCGGCGGCCCGCTCGGTTCGTTCGACAACGACCTCTACCTCGCCAGCTTCGAGGCCTTCAGCCACTGGGTGATGGACTGGGCCTCGAACGCACCCCACCGCTTGTTCCCCGTCGGCCACGCGCCGATGCGCGACATCGACGAGACCATCGAGCACGTCCACCGGCTCGCCAAGATGGGCTTCAAGATGATCCAGTTGCCGGCCTTCCCGCAGAATCCGGAAGCCTGGCGCACGTCCTCGGGCGTCGCGGCGCTCAAGGAAGGCCAAGTCTCGGCCCAGACCGGCGATCCCAAGGGCAAGCTGCAGTACTACCAGCCCGAGTTCGACAAGCTGTGGAAGGTGCTCAGCGACTACGGCATGGTCATCACCTTCCACTTGGGTGCCCGCTCGCCGCGGTTTCGCGACAAGCAGCACTTCCTGCCCGACATGCCGATGAGCAAGGTGAACATGGCCGAGCCGATCGGCATCTTCATCTTCAACGGCATCTTCGACCGCTTCCCCGACTTGCGCATCGGCTCGATGGAATCGGGCGTGGGCTGGTTCGCCTGGTTCTCCGAATACTGCGACCGCACCTGGGAAAAGCAGCGCTACTGGACCGAGAGCGTGATCGACAAGCTGCCCAGCTATTTCATGGACCAGAACATCTGGGGCTCGTTCATCCAGGACCGCGCCGGCATCCTCCAGGCCGAGCAGGGCCTGCCGGGCACGCGCAATTTCATGTGGTCCTCGGACTATCCGCACTCGGAGACGACCTTCCCGAACAGCCACGCGATCATCAGGCGCGACTTTGCGGGTGTGGCTAAGGACAAGATCCAGGACATCATCTGCAACAACGCCAAGCGGATGCTGCGCCTCGATTGA